Proteins encoded together in one Schumannella luteola window:
- a CDS encoding DUF4333 domain-containing protein: MRLRPLPMAVSALASAALVVTTLAGCSFSASASLTVSGEQVAKAAADALETKLPSRPEVDCGDDQVKLVDGTEVDCTYVDPATKKTVDAVVTISDVNGTKYSVNVKSAGAQGGSGDDDSSGDDASASDDDSGAPGDGSTLQVTPAEVGVAAAGSLAKQYGETPKMVYTGGNGDDQAPISISVGTTIKYLVQLTLSGKTGIGTVTITEITGSNYKLDVKVVENK, from the coding sequence ATGCGCCTGCGCCCGCTGCCCATGGCCGTCTCGGCTCTCGCCTCCGCCGCTCTCGTCGTCACGACGCTGGCGGGATGCTCGTTCAGCGCGAGCGCGAGCCTCACCGTGAGCGGCGAGCAGGTGGCGAAAGCCGCCGCCGACGCCCTGGAGACGAAGCTGCCCTCCCGCCCGGAGGTCGACTGCGGCGACGACCAGGTCAAGCTCGTCGACGGCACGGAGGTCGACTGCACCTACGTCGACCCGGCGACGAAGAAGACGGTGGATGCGGTCGTCACGATCAGCGACGTGAACGGCACCAAGTACAGCGTGAACGTGAAGTCGGCGGGCGCCCAGGGCGGCAGCGGCGACGATGACAGCAGCGGCGACGACGCCTCAGCCTCCGACGACGACTCGGGTGCGCCGGGCGACGGCTCGACCCTGCAGGTGACCCCCGCCGAGGTCGGCGTGGCGGCAGCGGGTTCGCTGGCGAAGCAGTACGGCGAGACCCCGAAGATGGTCTACACCGGCGGCAACGGCGACGACCAGGCCCCGATCTCGATCTCGGTCGGCACGACCATCAAGTACCTGGTGCAGCTCACCTTGTCGGGCAAGACCGGCATCGGCACGGTCACCATCACCGAGATCACGGGCTCGAACTACAAGCTCGACGTCAAGGTCGTCGAGAACAAGTAG
- a CDS encoding UDP-glucose dehydrogenase family protein has translation MRISVIGCGYLGAVHAAAMASQGHDVIGIDVDPVRLGALREGRVPFHEPGLEQLLSEGMSAGRLRFSTEIADAATAQVHFVAVNTPQRLGGDEADLGYVEAALRSLAPHLAPGALVVGKSTVPVGTARRLAPLLAGRAELVWNPEFLREGHAIDDTLRPDRLVYGVGDEPESAERARVLLDEVYAPQLATGVPRIVADRETAELVKVSANAFLALKISFINAVADVCAATGADVNLLADAIGHDARIGRRFLGAGLGFGGGCLPKDIRAFGARAAELGEDAIGSLLREADRINLGRRHRAVELLRTALSSQPGAATSVDGGGDLRGRRIAVLGLAFKPDSDDIRDSPALSVATELALLGAEVVAHDPHAVPKVRIARPELTCVDTADEAVVGADAVLVLTEWREYRELDPAALAATTPARLVLDARNCLDPAAWRAAGWDYRGLGRHEQPVGALVA, from the coding sequence ATGCGCATCTCCGTCATCGGCTGCGGCTACCTCGGCGCGGTGCACGCCGCCGCCATGGCCTCGCAGGGCCACGACGTGATCGGCATCGACGTCGACCCGGTGCGCCTCGGCGCGCTGCGCGAGGGGCGCGTGCCCTTCCACGAGCCCGGCCTCGAGCAGCTGCTGAGCGAGGGGATGAGCGCGGGCCGCCTGCGCTTCAGCACCGAGATCGCCGACGCCGCCACGGCGCAGGTGCACTTCGTCGCCGTCAACACCCCGCAGCGGCTCGGCGGCGACGAGGCGGACCTCGGCTACGTCGAGGCGGCGCTGCGCTCGCTCGCCCCGCACCTCGCTCCCGGTGCGCTCGTCGTCGGCAAGTCGACGGTGCCCGTCGGCACCGCACGCCGTCTCGCTCCGCTGCTCGCGGGCCGCGCCGAGCTCGTCTGGAACCCCGAGTTCCTGCGCGAGGGGCACGCGATCGACGACACCCTGCGCCCCGATCGCCTCGTCTACGGCGTCGGCGACGAGCCGGAGTCGGCCGAGCGCGCCCGTGTGCTGCTCGATGAGGTCTACGCCCCGCAGCTCGCCACCGGAGTACCGCGCATCGTCGCCGACCGCGAGACCGCCGAGCTGGTCAAGGTCAGCGCGAACGCCTTCCTCGCCCTCAAGATCTCGTTCATCAACGCCGTCGCAGACGTGTGCGCGGCGACGGGCGCCGACGTGAACCTGCTCGCGGATGCGATCGGTCACGACGCCCGCATCGGCCGCCGCTTCCTCGGCGCCGGTCTGGGCTTCGGCGGAGGCTGCCTGCCGAAGGACATCCGCGCCTTCGGGGCCCGCGCGGCGGAGCTCGGCGAGGATGCGATCGGCTCGCTGCTGCGCGAAGCCGACCGCATCAACCTCGGGCGGCGGCACCGCGCGGTCGAACTGCTGCGTACCGCGTTGAGCTCACAGCCCGGCGCGGCGACGTCGGTCGATGGGGGCGGCGATCTGCGCGGCCGCCGCATCGCGGTGCTCGGGCTCGCCTTCAAGCCCGACTCCGACGACATCCGCGACTCTCCCGCGCTCTCGGTCGCGACCGAGCTCGCGCTGCTCGGCGCCGAGGTCGTCGCCCACGATCCGCACGCGGTGCCGAAGGTGCGCATCGCCCGCCCCGAGCTCACGTGCGTCGACACGGCGGACGAGGCCGTCGTCGGCGCGGATGCGGTGCTGGTGCTCACCGAGTGGCGCGAGTACCGCGAGCTCGACCCGGCGGCGCTCGCCGCGACCACCCCGGCACGGCTGGTGCTGGATGCGCGCAACTGCCTCGACCCGGCCGCCTGGCGGGCCGCCGGTTGGGACTACCGCGGCCTCGGCCGCCACGAGCAGCCGGTGGGCGCGCTCGTCGCCTGA
- a CDS encoding glycosyltransferase, whose amino-acid sequence MRVALVAESFLPQMNGVTNSMLRVLKHLEARGHEALVLAPGPGRTPLETGRLHGAGFTGYRSLPWPGYPEVRVALAATRTLTAALADFKPDVLHLAAPFVLGWQGLRAAEALGVPSVAIYQTDIPGYAAKYGLPATEGLLERHLAKLHNAADLTLAPSSAAIAGLEALGVERVKLWARGVDGELFAPHRRDERLRRELAPDGELLVGYVGRLAPEKQVEDLAALQGMPGIRLVIVGDGPSRALLERALPEAVFLGFRSGDDLARTVASFDVFVHPGEHETFCQTVQEALASGVPVVATGRGGPLDLVQSSRTGWLYKPGDLGDLRVRVADLTGDAAKRRAFADAARASVAARTWERLGDELLEHYDDVREQRGAVVPSRVPNRRWARYVALGDSLTEGLCDASRQAAGQWRGWADRLASLLASGDHATSSTAPGVRTLDYANLAVRSKRIQEVIDEQIPRAIALEPDLVSVLVGANDLVRLGADPIALARRLGAGIRDLRDTGADVLVVGVFAPPYRGLGPLRTRFRRFNRELALQCEAAGARFLDVASTGAFADAGDWAADRVHLSSIGHRTLCYRAAAALGIPGAEQFEALDAAVHVGADADAPGERLPTARWLLQHAAPWAGRRVRGRRAGDGLVAKHAEAVQLTASGASEIPD is encoded by the coding sequence GTGAGGGTCGCGCTGGTCGCCGAATCGTTCCTGCCCCAGATGAACGGGGTCACCAATTCGATGCTGCGGGTGCTGAAGCACCTCGAGGCACGAGGCCATGAGGCGCTCGTGCTCGCCCCGGGTCCGGGGCGCACGCCGCTCGAGACCGGTCGCCTGCACGGCGCCGGCTTCACCGGCTACCGCTCGCTGCCGTGGCCGGGCTACCCGGAGGTGCGGGTCGCCCTGGCCGCGACGCGCACGCTGACGGCGGCGCTCGCCGACTTCAAGCCCGACGTGCTGCATCTCGCGGCGCCCTTCGTGCTCGGCTGGCAGGGGCTGCGCGCCGCCGAGGCCCTCGGCGTGCCGAGCGTCGCGATCTACCAGACCGACATCCCCGGCTACGCCGCCAAGTACGGCTTGCCGGCGACCGAGGGTCTGCTCGAACGGCACCTCGCGAAACTGCACAACGCCGCCGACCTGACGCTCGCCCCCTCATCGGCGGCGATCGCCGGACTCGAGGCGCTCGGCGTCGAGCGCGTGAAGCTGTGGGCGCGCGGCGTCGACGGCGAGCTCTTCGCCCCGCATCGGCGTGACGAGCGACTGCGGCGCGAGCTCGCACCGGACGGCGAGCTGCTCGTCGGCTACGTCGGCCGACTCGCGCCCGAGAAACAGGTCGAGGATCTGGCGGCTCTGCAGGGGATGCCGGGCATCCGCCTCGTGATCGTCGGCGACGGCCCGAGCCGCGCGCTGCTGGAGAGGGCCCTGCCCGAGGCGGTGTTCCTGGGATTCCGCTCGGGTGACGACCTCGCGCGCACGGTCGCCTCCTTCGACGTCTTCGTGCACCCGGGCGAGCACGAGACCTTCTGCCAGACGGTGCAGGAGGCGCTCGCCAGCGGGGTGCCGGTCGTCGCGACCGGACGCGGCGGGCCGCTCGACCTGGTGCAGTCCAGTCGCACCGGCTGGCTCTACAAGCCGGGCGACCTCGGCGACCTGCGCGTGCGCGTCGCCGACCTGACCGGCGACGCCGCCAAGCGGCGGGCCTTCGCGGATGCGGCGCGCGCCTCGGTCGCGGCCCGCACCTGGGAGCGCCTCGGCGACGAGCTGCTCGAGCACTACGACGACGTGCGCGAGCAGCGCGGCGCGGTCGTGCCGAGCCGGGTGCCGAACCGGCGGTGGGCTCGCTACGTCGCCCTCGGCGACTCGCTCACCGAGGGACTCTGCGACGCGTCGCGCCAGGCTGCCGGGCAGTGGCGCGGCTGGGCCGACCGCCTCGCCTCGCTGCTCGCGAGCGGCGATCACGCGACGTCGTCGACCGCACCCGGCGTGCGCACGCTCGACTACGCCAACCTCGCCGTGCGCAGCAAGCGCATCCAGGAGGTCATCGACGAGCAGATCCCGCGCGCGATCGCCCTCGAGCCCGACCTGGTGAGCGTGCTCGTCGGGGCGAACGACCTGGTGCGGCTCGGCGCCGACCCGATCGCCTTGGCCCGGCGACTCGGGGCCGGCATCCGCGACCTGCGCGACACCGGCGCCGACGTGCTCGTCGTCGGTGTCTTCGCCCCGCCGTACCGCGGGCTCGGGCCGCTGCGCACCCGGTTCCGCCGCTTCAACCGTGAGCTCGCGCTGCAGTGCGAGGCGGCCGGCGCGCGGTTCCTCGACGTGGCGAGCACGGGCGCCTTCGCCGATGCGGGTGATTGGGCCGCCGACCGCGTGCACCTCAGCTCCATCGGGCACCGCACCCTCTGCTACCGCGCTGCGGCCGCCCTCGGCATCCCCGGAGCCGAGCAGTTCGAGGCCCTGGACGCGGCGGTGCACGTCGGCGCCGACGCCGACGCGCCGGGGGAGCGCCTGCCGACCGCGCGCTGGCTGCTGCAGCACGCGGCGCCGTGGGCGGGGCGTCGTGTGCGCGGCCGCCGCGCCGGCGACGGCCTCGTCGCCAAGCACGCCGAGGCGGTGCAGCTCACCGCGAGCGGTGCCTCAGAGATCCCCGACTGA
- a CDS encoding DedA family protein, translating to MSEAWMTELAASPWLLPALFALVIADAFVVVLPSETLVVALGSLAASTGSPSLWAVIPVAALGAVIGDSALFWLGRRVGLDRWSWMRRGRIRSALDRTRATVTRRPAVLVFTARYIPFARIAVNLTAGASGLAYRRFLPLSIAAGVGWAFYNVGIGAAFGALLRDQPLLAVGCSVVVAIIVGVTIDAIVSRWSRRRDATGTAPR from the coding sequence GTGAGCGAGGCGTGGATGACCGAGCTGGCCGCGTCGCCCTGGCTGCTGCCGGCGCTGTTCGCGCTCGTGATCGCCGACGCCTTCGTGGTCGTGCTGCCGAGCGAGACGCTCGTCGTGGCGCTCGGCTCGCTCGCAGCGTCCACCGGGTCGCCCTCGTTGTGGGCCGTCATCCCCGTCGCCGCGCTCGGCGCGGTGATCGGCGACAGCGCGCTGTTCTGGCTGGGGCGCCGCGTCGGGCTCGACCGCTGGAGCTGGATGCGGCGCGGCCGCATCCGCTCGGCCCTCGACCGCACGCGCGCGACCGTGACGAGGCGGCCGGCGGTACTCGTATTCACGGCCCGCTACATCCCCTTCGCCCGCATCGCCGTCAACCTCACGGCCGGGGCGTCGGGCCTCGCCTACCGACGCTTCCTGCCGCTCTCGATCGCGGCCGGCGTCGGCTGGGCCTTCTACAACGTCGGCATCGGCGCGGCCTTCGGGGCGCTGCTGCGCGATCAGCCGCTGCTCGCGGTCGGGTGCTCGGTCGTCGTCGCGATCATCGTCGGGGTCACGATCGACGCGATCGTGTCGCGCTGGAGTCGGCGACGGGATGCGACGGGGACTGCGCCCCGCTGA
- a CDS encoding FMN reductase — translation MSRSIAVVSAGLSQPSSTRLLADRLAEATARELALDGESVDIHVIELRDLATDVTNNLVTGFASAKLQAEIDRLTAADGVIAITPIFTTSYSGLFKSFIDVLDPESLRRMPVLLGATGGTERHSLAIDYALRPLFAYLRADAVPTAVYAASGDWGGDDVLGERIDRAGADLAEAVRRSRRVAPVDPLAVPLGFDPSGASTATRRA, via the coding sequence ATGTCCCGCTCGATCGCCGTCGTCTCCGCCGGACTCTCGCAGCCCTCGTCGACCCGCCTGCTCGCCGACCGCCTCGCCGAGGCGACCGCGCGCGAACTCGCCCTCGACGGCGAGAGCGTCGACATCCACGTGATCGAGCTGCGCGACCTGGCGACCGACGTGACCAACAACCTCGTGACCGGCTTCGCCAGCGCGAAACTGCAGGCCGAGATCGACCGGCTCACGGCGGCCGACGGCGTCATCGCCATCACGCCGATCTTCACGACCAGTTACAGCGGCCTGTTCAAGTCGTTCATCGACGTGCTCGACCCCGAGTCGCTGCGCCGCATGCCGGTGCTGCTCGGCGCGACCGGCGGCACCGAGCGCCACTCGCTCGCGATCGACTACGCCCTGCGCCCGCTGTTCGCCTACCTGCGAGCGGATGCGGTGCCCACCGCCGTCTACGCGGCCTCGGGCGACTGGGGCGGTGACGACGTGCTCGGCGAGCGCATCGACCGCGCCGGCGCCGATCTGGCCGAGGCCGTGCGCCGCTCGCGCCGCGTCGCGCCCGTCGACCCGCTGGCGGTGCCGCTCGGCTTCGACCCGAGCGGCGCGAGCACGGCGACGCGTCGCGCCTGA
- a CDS encoding cation:dicarboxylate symporter family transporter, giving the protein MATTLSSPSGAPRRGLRRIEKNHWLYIAVIVAVVAGALVGILAPDFAKGLEPIGKAFVNLIKMMIAPVIFCTIVLGVGSIAKAATVGKVGGLAVVYFLVMSTFALGIGLVVGNIIHPGEGLDLSTAEYKVDDSAKEATTTSDFILGIIPTTLVSSLVSGSILQTLLVALLVGFALQKMGDKGTGILDAIRSIQTLVFRILNMILWLAPVGAFGAIAAVVGNTGAGALLGLATLMIAFYVTCILFIVVILGGLLFLVTRVNIFLLMKYLAREYLLIVATSSSEAALPRLIAKMEHVGVSKSVVGITVPTGYSFNLDGTAIYLTMASLFIATAMGTPLAIPEQIGLLVFMIIASKGAAGVTGAGLATLAAGLQTYRPDLVNGVGVIVGVDRFMSEARALTNFTGNAVATLLIGTWTKQIDPARVREVLHGAKPFDEARFARADPHTAVNDFTDEDEVAAVAAGSGGASGSGSSRKE; this is encoded by the coding sequence ATGGCAACGACGCTATCGTCCCCCAGCGGAGCACCCCGCCGCGGCCTCCGCCGCATCGAGAAGAACCACTGGCTCTACATCGCCGTCATCGTGGCGGTCGTCGCCGGAGCCCTCGTCGGCATCCTCGCTCCCGATTTCGCGAAGGGCCTCGAGCCGATCGGCAAGGCCTTCGTCAACCTCATCAAGATGATGATCGCGCCGGTCATCTTCTGCACGATCGTGCTCGGCGTCGGCAGCATCGCCAAGGCCGCGACGGTCGGCAAGGTCGGCGGCCTCGCGGTCGTCTACTTCCTCGTGATGTCGACCTTCGCGCTCGGCATCGGCCTCGTCGTCGGCAACATCATCCACCCGGGTGAGGGCCTCGACCTCTCCACCGCTGAGTACAAGGTCGACGACTCGGCGAAGGAGGCGACGACGACGAGCGACTTCATCCTCGGAATCATCCCGACGACGCTCGTGTCGTCGCTCGTGTCGGGCAGCATCCTGCAGACGCTGCTCGTGGCGCTGCTGGTCGGCTTCGCGCTGCAGAAGATGGGCGACAAGGGCACCGGCATCCTGGATGCGATCCGCTCGATCCAGACGCTCGTCTTCCGCATCCTCAACATGATCCTGTGGCTCGCCCCGGTCGGCGCCTTCGGCGCGATCGCGGCCGTCGTCGGCAACACGGGGGCGGGCGCGCTGCTCGGGCTAGCGACGCTGATGATCGCGTTCTACGTGACCTGCATCCTGTTCATCGTCGTGATCCTCGGCGGGCTGCTGTTCCTCGTCACCCGGGTCAACATCTTCCTGCTCATGAAGTACCTGGCGCGCGAGTACCTGCTGATCGTCGCGACCTCGTCGTCGGAGGCGGCCCTGCCGCGCCTCATCGCGAAGATGGAGCACGTCGGGGTGAGCAAATCGGTGGTCGGCATCACCGTGCCCACCGGGTACTCCTTCAACCTGGATGGCACGGCCATCTACCTGACGATGGCGTCGCTGTTCATCGCGACCGCCATGGGCACTCCGCTCGCGATCCCCGAGCAGATCGGCCTGCTGGTGTTCATGATCATCGCGTCGAAGGGCGCCGCCGGCGTGACCGGCGCGGGGCTGGCGACGCTCGCGGCCGGCCTGCAGACGTACCGCCCCGATCTCGTCAACGGCGTCGGCGTGATCGTGGGCGTCGACCGGTTCATGTCGGAGGCGCGCGCGCTGACCAACTTCACCGGCAACGCGGTCGCGACCCTGCTCATCGGCACCTGGACGAAGCAGATCGACCCGGCGCGCGTGCGCGAGGTGCTGCACGGGGCGAAGCCCTTCGACGAGGCGCGCTTCGCTCGGGCCGATCCGCACACGGCGGTGAACGACTTCACCGATGAGGACGAGGTCGCGGCCGTGGCGGCGGGATCGGGCGGGGCTTCGGGCTCGGGTTCGAGCCGCAAGGAATAG
- a CDS encoding sensor histidine kinase has translation MPAARTSDARPPRAISIAARVFWVQLAAAVLIAGALLAVLAVDAQRSAERDAAETSLSVARAVAVDPRVRSEVDAPDATAQLEPYALELVSEAGVDFVTIMTPDGIRVTHPDQSQIGKPFQGTIGPALQGRELTETFTGTLGPSVRAVVPIERDGAVVGLVSAGVTTTNVGAIVAGRLPFVLGVAAAVVLVGAITALVVQRSLRRVTGRMGPAELRRMVGYYESVLHSVREGLVLSDREHRVVLYNDEAAELLGLPPAGTVTLPASAAALGVGPAVATLIDEGRRAVEETHLDGATLLLVNQEPAEPAPDSPADAGGSVMTLRDQSRLQQLIGELDSTRGMRDALRAQAHEHANTVHTLVALLELGRIEQAIELASESTRTSQELADRMLATVDHPVLGALLLGKTAQANERGVELTVTAEPGAVPPLGASALVSVVGNLVDNAIDAALTAEAPRTVAVVLRRAEAGSDAAGRSAVGVGDAVELRVIDSGRGIPADRVAAVFDLGVTSKSDPGGAHGNGLAVARAATQAAGGELRFETDAGGATIAPTTAIARFPDAARGASSPAAGGASGTAHPESTAGSTA, from the coding sequence ATGCCCGCAGCGCGCACGAGCGACGCCCGCCCGCCGCGGGCGATCAGCATCGCCGCGCGCGTGTTCTGGGTGCAGCTGGCGGCCGCGGTGCTCATCGCCGGAGCCCTGCTCGCGGTGCTGGCCGTCGACGCCCAGCGCTCCGCCGAGCGCGACGCTGCCGAGACCTCGCTGTCGGTCGCCCGCGCGGTCGCGGTCGACCCGCGAGTGCGCTCCGAGGTGGATGCGCCCGACGCGACCGCCCAGCTCGAGCCCTACGCGCTCGAGCTCGTCAGCGAGGCGGGCGTCGACTTCGTGACGATCATGACGCCCGACGGCATCCGCGTGACGCACCCGGATCAGAGCCAGATCGGCAAGCCCTTCCAGGGCACCATCGGTCCCGCACTGCAGGGCCGCGAGCTGACCGAGACCTTCACCGGAACGCTCGGACCGTCGGTGCGCGCCGTCGTGCCGATCGAGCGCGACGGCGCCGTGGTCGGTCTCGTGTCGGCGGGCGTGACGACCACCAACGTCGGCGCGATCGTCGCCGGCCGCCTCCCCTTCGTGCTCGGCGTCGCGGCGGCGGTCGTGCTCGTCGGGGCGATCACGGCGCTCGTCGTGCAGCGCTCGCTGCGGCGGGTGACCGGGCGGATGGGACCGGCCGAGCTGCGGCGCATGGTCGGCTACTACGAGTCGGTGCTGCACTCCGTGCGCGAGGGCCTCGTGCTGAGCGACCGCGAGCACCGGGTCGTGCTCTACAACGACGAGGCCGCCGAGCTGCTCGGGCTGCCGCCGGCGGGCACGGTGACGCTGCCGGCGAGCGCCGCCGCGCTCGGCGTCGGCCCCGCGGTCGCGACGCTCATCGACGAGGGGCGCCGCGCGGTCGAGGAGACGCACCTCGACGGTGCGACCCTGCTGCTGGTGAATCAGGAGCCCGCCGAGCCGGCGCCCGACTCCCCCGCCGACGCCGGCGGCTCGGTCATGACGCTGCGCGATCAGAGCCGACTGCAGCAGCTGATCGGCGAGCTCGACTCGACCCGCGGCATGCGCGACGCGTTGCGGGCGCAGGCGCACGAGCACGCGAACACGGTGCACACGCTCGTCGCGCTGCTCGAGCTCGGGCGAATCGAGCAGGCGATCGAGCTGGCATCGGAGTCGACGCGCACGAGCCAGGAGCTGGCTGACCGGATGCTCGCGACCGTCGATCATCCGGTGCTCGGCGCGCTGCTGCTCGGCAAGACCGCGCAGGCGAACGAGCGCGGCGTCGAGCTGACCGTGACGGCCGAACCGGGCGCGGTTCCCCCGCTTGGCGCGTCGGCGCTCGTGTCCGTCGTCGGCAACCTCGTCGACAACGCGATCGACGCGGCGCTCACCGCGGAGGCTCCGCGCACGGTCGCGGTCGTGCTGCGGCGGGCCGAGGCGGGGTCGGACGCGGCTGGCCGATCAGCTGTCGGCGTGGGCGACGCCGTCGAGCTGCGCGTCATCGACAGCGGCCGCGGCATCCCGGCCGATCGCGTCGCCGCGGTCTTCGACCTCGGGGTGACGAGCAAGTCCGACCCGGGTGGAGCGCATGGCAACGGGCTCGCGGTCGCGCGGGCCGCGACCCAGGCGGCCGGGGGCGAGCTGCGCTTCGAGACGGATGCCGGCGGCGCGACGATCGCCCCCACGACGGCGATCGCGAGGTTCCCCGACGCGGCGCGCGGCGCATCCAGCCCAGCCGCCGGCGGTGCATCCGGCACAGCGCACCCGGAATCCACGGCAGGATCGACCGCATGA
- a CDS encoding response regulator → MIRVLVVDDDLLAAEAHAAYVGRVDGFEVVAVAHSAGEAHAALTTVHPGAIDLVLLDLTLPDGHGLELARRLRAERVGVDIMAITAVRDLEAVQTAVSVGVTQYLIKPFGFPALRERLEQYRAFRDGLAGGDAATSQGEVDALLAHLRPAHAAPLPKGLTATTLDAVSQSLRHATEPRSASETAAELELSRVTARRYLEHLAELGLARRSQRYGTPGRPEVAYAWSGAAAVPRG, encoded by the coding sequence ATGATCCGCGTGCTCGTGGTCGATGACGACCTGCTCGCCGCCGAGGCGCACGCCGCCTACGTCGGCCGGGTCGACGGCTTCGAGGTCGTCGCCGTGGCGCACAGCGCCGGCGAGGCGCACGCCGCGCTCACGACCGTGCATCCCGGCGCGATCGATCTGGTGCTGCTCGACCTGACCCTGCCCGACGGGCACGGCCTCGAACTGGCTCGACGACTGCGCGCCGAGCGCGTCGGCGTCGACATCATGGCCATCACGGCGGTACGTGATCTCGAGGCCGTGCAGACGGCCGTGTCGGTCGGCGTGACGCAGTATCTGATCAAGCCCTTCGGCTTCCCGGCGCTGCGCGAACGGCTCGAGCAGTACCGGGCGTTCCGCGACGGCCTGGCGGGCGGCGATGCGGCGACGTCGCAGGGCGAGGTGGATGCGCTGCTCGCGCACCTGCGCCCAGCCCACGCCGCGCCGCTGCCGAAGGGGCTCACCGCGACGACGCTCGACGCCGTCAGCCAGTCGCTGCGCCACGCGACCGAGCCGAGGTCGGCGAGCGAGACGGCCGCCGAGCTCGAGCTCTCCCGAGTCACCGCGCGACGCTACCTCGAGCACCTGGCCGAGCTCGGGCTCGCCCGGCGCTCGCAGCGCTACGGCACCCCGGGGCGCCCGGAGGTGGCCTACGCGTGGAGCGGCGCCGCCGCCGTGCCCCGTGGCTGA
- a CDS encoding COG4315 family predicted lipoprotein, with protein MRTRIHRSRLTLVPLAAAAITLFALAGCTSAPAGSGDTSSGDSSSAPADDSSGDSGSGDASAAALTTADSDLGTIVVDGKKMTVYMFDKDTQNATSSACSGQCATAWPAVHADSDSPKVDGVTGKIGTITGTDGEKQLTLDGWPLYYYAADKAAGDTTGQGVGGVWWVLGPDGSKISS; from the coding sequence ATGCGCACCCGGATCCACCGTTCCCGACTCACCCTCGTCCCGCTCGCAGCGGCGGCGATCACCCTGTTCGCGCTCGCGGGCTGCACCTCCGCACCGGCCGGCTCGGGCGACACCAGCTCGGGCGACAGCAGCTCGGCGCCCGCCGACGACAGCTCAGGGGATTCCGGTTCCGGCGACGCGAGCGCCGCGGCCCTCACCACGGCCGACAGCGACCTCGGCACGATCGTCGTCGACGGCAAGAAGATGACCGTCTACATGTTCGACAAGGACACGCAGAACGCCACGAGCTCCGCCTGCTCGGGCCAGTGCGCGACCGCGTGGCCCGCCGTGCACGCCGACTCCGACAGCCCGAAGGTGGATGGCGTGACCGGCAAGATCGGCACCATCACCGGAACCGACGGCGAGAAGCAGCTCACCCTCGACGGCTGGCCGCTCTACTACTACGCGGCCGACAAGGCCGCCGGCGACACGACCGGCCAGGGCGTCGGCGGAGTCTGGTGGGTTCTCGGCCCGGACGGCTCGAAGATCAGCAGCTGA
- a CDS encoding zf-HC2 domain-containing protein, with translation MTDPSDHERFAQWDASYVLGALSPSERREYEAHVETCERCRAAVAELAPMPGLLSRLTAEQAESIGREADDAPVPARAPASSRVPAASTTDGPPADLLSLVVARDRRRRRRRVGLVLAAAAAVALLVTVPLAVTQMGAPPASAPIALERTLPTTALSADVRLTSVGWGTRIDMDCAYGPNAAAPPKDGWVYGLYVVDRDGEESQVSTWKVTSRSDVKLTAATALARDEIARVEVRALPSGEELLGADPS, from the coding sequence ATGACCGACCCGAGCGATCACGAGCGCTTCGCCCAGTGGGATGCGAGCTACGTGCTCGGTGCTCTGTCGCCGAGCGAGCGCCGCGAGTACGAGGCGCACGTCGAGACCTGCGAACGCTGCCGTGCCGCGGTCGCCGAGCTCGCGCCCATGCCGGGGCTGCTGTCGCGGCTGACCGCCGAGCAGGCGGAGTCGATCGGGCGCGAGGCCGATGACGCGCCCGTGCCGGCGCGCGCGCCCGCGTCATCCCGAGTTCCCGCCGCATCCACGACCGACGGCCCGCCCGCCGACCTGCTCTCGCTCGTCGTCGCCCGCGACCGGCGTCGACGTCGCCGCCGCGTCGGACTCGTGCTGGCCGCGGCCGCCGCCGTCGCCCTGCTCGTCACCGTGCCGCTCGCCGTCACCCAGATGGGAGCTCCGCCGGCATCCGCCCCGATCGCGCTCGAACGGACTCTGCCGACCACCGCGCTCAGCGCGGACGTGCGGCTCACGAGCGTCGGCTGGGGCACCCGCATCGACATGGACTGCGCCTACGGTCCGAACGCCGCGGCCCCGCCGAAGGACGGCTGGGTCTACGGCCTCTATGTCGTCGACCGGGACGGCGAGGAGAGCCAGGTCTCGACCTGGAAGGTCACGAGCCGCAGCGACGTGAAGCTGACCGCCGCCACCGCCCTCGCCCGCGATGAGATCGCGCGCGTCGAGGTGCGCGCGCTGCCCTCCGGCGAGGAGCTGCTCGGCGCCGACCCGAGCTGA